The following coding sequences lie in one Montipora foliosa isolate CH-2021 chromosome 11, ASM3666993v2, whole genome shotgun sequence genomic window:
- the LOC137975473 gene encoding uncharacterized protein, whose amino-acid sequence MRDTDILDDQEEDLLQVDTEQNQLMSLLAKMNKNMATMSDSLRELHDKRRHVVSADHGDHTAEPANKAAKTAENDPADLVLSALKNLSGSEESRNTEGELSSQESLLDNLAKSLDSQERTSDPVNKKLAEVANACWLKKLGDDQYKETTGKYFRPENCKKVVVPKVNEEIWGKLSRNAKSRDVKFSRLQSNVTKAGCVVLNTAESLLNLSAKADKSLAGELHNLLVQATDAIQLLGYASFEIVQLRKEDIKPQLNKEYGDLCSANVPEGKSCWIKGASQQYELFFIKNDAAIWAAKPALVEQPRQAVSRETTTRPNTAEIETQPIFMLQTIQEKGHPVPGIQTGGIPPAAQDPHAPRVPLVRELLTSQGLSASAASVILQGWRAGTRKQYASYLKRWELYCGERKIDPLSASVIQGVNFLSELYQKHQLSYSALNTARSALSPIIVPSGGGTFGSHPLVTRFLRGVFNTRPSLPRYQEIWDISIVFTYLKSLHPPEKLTLKDLTMKTTMLVASLSGQRCQTIHALDVNNMVLTKDRCTFYIQELLKTSRPGKHFGKLELRAYHPDNRLCVVNFLEEYVRRTKPLRGSSRLFISYQKPHDSVTTDTVGRWLRKVLENSGLDVRKYGAHSTRAASTSAAKTVNISIQSIMDAAGWSNAETFRKFYDKPMDTEAGSFLELNYCMQ is encoded by the exons ATGAGGGACACGGATATTTTGGACGATCAAGAGGAAGATCTACTGCAAGTTGACACAGAGCAGAACCAACTTATGAGCTTGCTagcaaaaatgaacaaaaatatgGCTACAATGAGCGACTCGCTCAGGGAGTTACACGATAAACGACGCCATGTTGTTAGTGCCGACCACGGCGACCACACGGCAGAACCTGCCAATAAGGCCGCAAAGACGGCCGAGAATGACCCAGCTGACCTCGTTTTGTCGGCTCTTAAGAACCTATCAGGTTCCGAAGAAAGCCGAAATACTGAGGGCGAGCTATCCAGCCAGGAATCGTTGCTAGACAATCTTGCAAAGTCGCTCGATTCACAAGAGCGGACCTCTGATCCAGTAAACAAGAAGTTAGCCGAAGTGGCGAATGCCTGCTGGTTGAAAAAGCTCGGTGATGACCAGTACAAAGAAACAACTGGCAAGTACTTTAGacctgaaaattgtaaaaaggtCGTAGTACCAAAAGTCAATGAAGAAATCTGGGGAAAATTGTCTCGTAATGCCAAATCGCGAGACGTCAAATTTTCCCGCCTACAAAGTAACGTGACGAAGGCCGGCTGTGTGGTATTGAATACCGCCGAATCACTTCTCAATCTATCGGCTAAAGCTGACAAAAGCTTAGCTGGTGAGCTGCATAACTTGCTGGTGCAAGCCACAGATGCAATACAACTCCTGGGCTATGCGAGCTTCGAGATTGTTCAGCTTCGGAAAGAAGACATCAAACCTCAACTAAACAAGGAGTATGGCGACCTCTGCTCGGCCAATGTGCCA GAGGGGAAATCGTGCTGGATCAAAGGCGCCAGCCAACAGTACGAGCTCTTTTTTATTAAGAACGACGCCGCCATTTGGGCGGCAAAACCAGCCCTCGTGGAACAACCGAGGCAAGCCGTATCGCGGGAAACAACAACGCGACCAAACACAGCGGAAATAGAAACCCAGCCCATTTTTATGCTCCAAACCATTCAA GAGAAAGGACACCCTGTACCTGGCATCCAAACCGGAGGAATCCCACCCGCTGCACAAGACCCTCACGCTCCTAGGGTGCCACTTGTCAGGGAACTCCTTACTAGTCAAGGACTTTCAGCGTCAGCTGCCAGCGTCATCCTCCAAGGGTGGAGAGCGGGCACTCGGAAACAGTATGCGTCGTACCTCAAGCGATGGGAATTGTACTGTGGTGAACGGAAAATTGATCCACTTTCTGCGTCTGTAATTCAAGGTGTGAACTTTCTTAGTGAACTTTACCAGAAGCACCAGCTTTCTTATAGTGCCCTTAACACAGCTCGGTCTGCACTCTCACCTATTATTGTCCCGTCCGGAGGAGGTACGTTTGGTAGTCACCCACTGGTGACCAGGTTTCTTCGAGGTGTATTTAATACACGCCCTTCACTTCCAAGGTATCAGGAAATCTGGGACATTTCCATCGTTTTTACGTACTTAAAGTCTCTTCACCCGCCTGAGAAGCTTACACTAAAGGACCTTACCATGAAAACTACTATGTTGGTGGCATCACTATCTGGTCAACGTTGCCAGACAATTCATGCTTTGGATGTTAATAATATGGTCTTGACGAAGGATCGTTGTACATTTTACATACAAGAACTTCTTAAGACATCAAGACCAGGCAAACATTTTGGTAAATTGGAGCTACGGGCGTATCATCCAGATAACCGCTTATGTGTTGTTAACTTTCTTGAAGAATATGTTAGGCGCACCAAACCTTTGCGGGGCAGTTCCCGTTTGTTTATTAGCTACCAAAAGCCACATGATTCTGTCACTACTGACACCGTGGGCAGATGGCTCAGGAAAGTCCTCGAGAACTCTGGTCTAGACGTCCGTAAATATGGAGCCCACAGTACAAGAGCGGCTTCTA